A DNA window from Anaerocolumna sp. AGMB13020 contains the following coding sequences:
- a CDS encoding YkgJ family cysteine cluster protein → MNCRIGCGACCIAPSISSPIPGMPDGKPAGIRCIQLTSDNKCKIFGLDTRPKVCESLTPTEEICGINIQEALSFWDTLESLTKG, encoded by the coding sequence ATGAATTGCAGAATTGGCTGCGGTGCATGCTGCATCGCTCCTTCCATCTCATCCCCCATACCCGGTATGCCTGATGGTAAGCCTGCAGGTATACGCTGTATCCAGCTTACAAGTGATAATAAATGTAAGATTTTCGGCTTGGATACCAGGCCTAAGGTATGTGAAAGTTTGACACCTACCGAGGAAATCTGCGGTATTAATATACAGGAAGCCCTTTCATTCTGGGACACTCTGGAGTCGCTTACAAAAGGCTGA